The genomic stretch TATTTGCTAATGTATAGAAAACGACTCTAGGTTGATCATTCATTCTATCTTATACAACACGACttaggttttaaaaattaatctttaaaagAACATACTTCGTCATAATTCTTTTACTTGTCGTAATATATAATGTTAATTCAAGATTTCTGAAGTTgttagcaatatatatatatatatatatatatatatatatatatatatatatatatatattgcaattTATCTTTCctgcaatttcttttttgtgaGTTTATTTATAACTTcatgttttaacttttttactgctttatttgcatgtttttgatttatttatttcttttattgtcatgcaatttaacttttttatctttttttacacCAGCTTATTCTATGTGAAGTTGTGTAGTCTAATTATTGCAATAAATCTTTGTGATTTTCCACTCAATGAACTAATGAATAGTTTCCAATAATTAGTAAGTCATATGAACGGTTATAGTTTATCATGATTGTTTTTCATGATTAATATTTATCTTGATGAGTATGATTTATTACTCATATTAATATTACTTGAATCTGCAGGTTTAATATAAACCTaaagattaatttattgtttgatCCGAACATACTTGTTTAACTCTCAACTTAACCTTAtggtttaatatttaaattggttttatAGATTAATAAACACAGTTATAAGTTGATCGGTCTATCTTACCATTTATAGAATAGGTATTAATTACTTGATATTGATCTTTCCCAAGTTTTGTTCTTCCTTTTGTTCCTTCATGCATGGTTGTGTctattttctctccttttttttcttgacgtCTGAAACGAAAGAGAGACTATTGTTTGCATTTGATGAGGAGCTTGTAACTACGATTGTAATAATTTGATTTGGCGTGCCTCCCCCGTTCAAGCCAAAAAATCCCATTATtcatggtaataaaaaaatataatgggagtaattttttatttttatagtgttaaagaatcatctcaatccaatagtttaaactattaaataaggTTTCAAGAATCTTCTCAActcaatagtttaagttattagatgaggtttcaaaatataatttatattattctctaacacactcaCTAAAGTGAAAactctttgggcttgaaacttgtacagatccacattaccttgtgcttgattttttatcaaataaatagggatgaggAGATTCGAACTTGTAACCACTTGATCATCaaaactctgataccatgttaaaaaaccaatttcaattcaatagcttaaactgttaggtaagattacaagatatgatttatattgttctctaatataaaaaattatagcctTGATGGCCAagtaaattcaaagaaaaaactagactatatggaaaaaaatactcacaaataatataaattattagaatAGTTTTTGAATAACACTGGACAGTAAAAGAAATAAACTGGATAAAAAAAGGTTACTAAGATATTtaagtttaagaaaatatatatagttcaaCAAAGAGAACAGATTAGGGTTCTAAAAGTACTATTGAGTAATAATAGATAActaagaaataaataagttaaggttcttagaagaaaaaaaatcctaataaattataaagtttttttttatagacaaCAACCTAAGAATATCAGGTATTGCACAAGAAAGACTGTAAGAAGGTAGTTAATAATGCAATAAATAAAGcataattaaaaagtataaaggtgaaaagaaaaataaagtatcgagattgaaatataaatttgcagagaaaaaatatatgtattggAGAAAGACTAGAAAATTACAATGAGAGTAATTCTCTATTTGTGAAAAAACTATTGAATTAATGGCCGAGTAAATTCAGAGAAAAACCTCGACTGCATAGAAAAACGGGATTCAAAAtcgaaaaaggaaagaaatcttgaaaaaagaaagaaacctaGTTATCCACGAATCTACGAGGAGTTAGGGTAGACAAAAGCAGGTCCAAGAATATTGACTGTTGACTGTAATTAATAGTCCATCCAGGTAATAAATATCCtaatgattgagaattgacgATATGTACAACGTTAATGGAGATCATATCTCCAACCATAGCTAAAAGAGACAGGAAGAGGGTGTGAAAAGATACGAGACAAATAGAGTCTTGACACACCCGAGTTGAGTTGAACTGAGCTGAAGGAGTAAACGAAGACTTGAAATAGTAGTTGTGTTTTTATTACAGCGAGTGGGGGCAACAGACACGGCTTGTGTGGGGCTTATTAGATTCCAAAATCAAACGTGGTGGCgtcataaaattaatgaaaaagtgtactgctcctctctctctctctcacgcaCTCACTCAAGAGAAACCCGCATTTACATCACACACACGCCACTCTCTTTCCTAACCTTTTCCTAAtttccctccctctctctttctctctctcccctcccTAAATTCTCTCTCTTTCAGGCGATCTTGATCTGGAACATTAACAAACCACCATTTCTTGTCAAGTTATTCTgtacctttttaaaaaaagtaatttaaggGCTGctattgtttttgatttttaggTTATAGGAGCTGTAATTGAGGGGTTTTGGCCATGTATGTGACCTTTTTTTCGGGATCCATGGATGTGTTTGGGATTTCTGGGGGGGGGGGCATAGAGAGGATGACTAGGACCAAGTTTTTGGGGTTTGATTTTAGTGAGAATTTAAGTTGAAGCAGTACTGATATGTATATGGGATTGGAATTTCATTTCTGCTCTGTTCTTTACTGGGTTAATTTGTGTGCAAGTTGTGCTTCTTTATTTGGTTGAATTGGGTTCtagttgcttttattttttgggttttgataaTTTAAAGGGATGGAGGCTACAATTGGTGGAAAGTCTCGTCATTTCTACGGTGGTCCAGTGGTGTCGGATTTAAAGGCAGTTGGGAAAAAGAGTTTAGAATGGGATTTGAATGACTGGAAATGGGACGGTGATCTTTTTAAAGCTAGTCCATTGAATTCTGCACCATCTGATTGCAGGAGTAGGCAGTTGTTCCCTACTGGATCTGTACTTCATGAGAATGCGGGTTTGTGGAACAGTTCATCTTCTTGTTCCGATGACAATGACAACTTGGGGGAtgagaaaggaaagagagaatTGGAGAAGAGGAGAAGGGTTGTTTTTGTTGAAGATGAAAACTTGAATTATGAAGTTGGGTCCCTTAATTTGAAGCTAGGAGAGCAAGTCTACCCCATCATGGATGAAGATGCAAAGAGTGGAAAGAAGACAAAGGTTACTATGACTGCTTCAAATCGTGCAGTTTGTCAGGTGGAGGATTGTAGGGCTGATCTGAGCAATGCCAAGGATTATCACCGACGACACAAGGTTTGCAATGCGCACTCTAAGGCCAGCATGGCATTGGTGGGGAATGTTATGCAGCGGTTCTGCCAGCAATGTAGCAGGTCAGTTTGGGTTGCAGTTTCTTTGTGCGAAGAAACATTTCAGAGTGTTGCCAACTTTGATCATGATCATGGCAGTACCTTCTTTACAAACTGTGTTATAAAAACCGCAGTACACCATTGAATTTGTTTGCATCAAGCTATTGTAGTTAATATTATGCAGCTTCATTTTTGGGTCATGAGCATATTATGTAAAGATGTATTTCTTTAAACTAGTTAGACTCAACATGGTTATACTTATGGGCAGGTTTCATGTTCTTCAAGAGTTTGATGAAGGTAAAAGAAGCTGTCGCAGGCGTTTGGCAGGGCATAACAAGCGGAGGAGGAAGACGCATCCTGAAAATTTAGTCAATGAAGGTTCATTGAATGATGAAAAGGGTAGCAGCTATCTGCTGATAAGTTTACTGAGGATTCTCTCCAATTTGCACTGTAAGCACATCAAGTTTTTGTACTCTGTTGCTTTTTGCCCATGCTGGGAGGAACTGTTATAAATTAATTGCTGGAAATGGCCTACAAAGTCTTGACTAAATCAAACCAACtacttgcaaaaaaaatttccatcaTGCCAAAACTGTAAATATAACTCAAAGACCCTTCAAACAGGATCAAAGCATGGGATGGCGATATTTATTTGGCTGTTCATTTATAAAAGCTTTGGGAAAGTGGGTTGTAGCCGACTCTTCACTTGTTGGGGAGAGTTGGGTTGGGGGTCGAAGTTTTGTAGTTATAGGAAAAATTGTTTCACAGGCTTAGTCTACACAGGTTTGACCAATCATTGATTAATGCAATGGACATAGATTATTCGATTGATCTGGTTTACAAAGACCGATTCTATGCAGCAACTACTAGGATTAGAGGCCTTctcttatttatcattttactttATGTGGAACAAGGGTATTGCTTACAATTTCCATTATTATTAGCTGGTCCAATTCTCTTACAAGTTTCAAAATGTTAAAATTCTCAATTGTACCCTGTCTGTTTTGGTTGGTTTGGAAGAGAACTTATCAGGTACTCCTGGTGTATTGCTACCCCGCCGCATTAACTACCTATAGGGTTCCATTTTTGTGAGTCAGGAGCAATACAATACACCAGAAGTACTTAATGATCTCTCTGTTCGAAAATTCCAATAAAAGAGAAAGACAAGTGCCTTTTCtttccaactaaaattttaagTGGGTATCATTCTTTTGtgcacttcaaaaaaaaaagttgtgcacttcaaaaaaaaaaaaagtcaaaaagtattttcttgTACACATTAGCCTCAAGGCATATTCTTATAGCTAATAATTTTATGTGCCTGGTTATGTCAAACTATCTGTGATCTCTTTCCCCGAAGATAGGTACACGTGTAATAAAAGAAAGCTTTGACAGATCCAACAAAGACCTGGGAATTAGATCCTGTTACTTTTCTCCCTCTCCTTCGTCGGGCTTGGTCGTTTAACTCCCGTCTCCAAGCATGGGATGCTATTTTTTTGAAGTGTAAAAACTGTCAGCGTTGGTACAAAGCGGGTACCCATTATTGACAAAAAGAATCATCTAAGTTCATTGACTATATTATGGACTAGTTACAAATAAGACATCCATTATGGTTTTCGACTCGCCTTCATCACAACGAACTTGTCCGTTGTGCCAAAAGTGTGAAATCTTAACATACAAGTCCTTCAACGGAGACAATTTTTCTTTAAAGGgaagtttatataaaatatgtagGTGGAATAAATGTTTCGTAGACTTATTTCATGTAGGTATGATCTATCAAGTTAGTCAGTGCATTTGATTCACTGTTACAATTGGCTAGTGCAATAGGTCCTGATCTGGTTTACGTAGACTAAAAGTCTAGGCCACAACTGAACTTCCTGACCTAGTTCAATGACCTGCCATAACTGTGACCTTTTCTCATTCTCCAGAAGTAATTTTCATGATAAATCAGGAatctcattttaatataatcagtTGATATCTGTGTGagttttcatttccttttcatttgttgtCATTATTGTCAAACTCTCTCTCCTTTGATTCTACACCTCTGACTTCTATAAATTGCAGCAAATGGCTCTGATCAAACAAAGGATCAGGATCTGCTTTCTCATATATTGAGGAGCCTGGCGAATCTAGCTGGTGCAACTAATGGAAGTAGCCTATCTGGATCACTGCAAGGATCTCAAGGTTTGGCTAATGCCAGAGCAATCATCGGGAATCTTGATAAAGCGCATGATGCTCTTACAAATGGCCCTGAATCTGCTAGACCTTCTAGCTCAGCTGCTAAGCAAGATGATTGCATTATTTCTCAGGATCTTCTACGGCCTTTGGGTCAATGTGGGACTGTACCTATTTCTGACTTGGTGCAAAAAAGAATATTGGATAATGATGCTCAGGTTGGAACACTTCAAGCTCCTTCAGGTTCACAGTCTAAAACGTTGTTCCCATCAAGAAACAACCTTCAAGCTGAAACAAATGAACCAGAGGCTACTGTTggaaggatcaaattaaataactttGACTTGAATAATGCTTATGATGATTCCCAACACTACGTGGAGAACCTAGAGAGGTCTCATGCACCTGTAGATACAGGTATGGGCTCTTTCAGTTGCCCGTTATGGGTTTGGTCGGACTCACAAAAAACAAGCCCGCCGCATACTAGTGGGAAATCTGATTCAACTTTTAGCCAGTCGCCTTCTAGTTCAAGTGGAGAAGCTCAGGTGTAGTTTTAATCCTTAGATTATATTATGGGCTTGCAGCTTTACAAACCCAATAGTTACTGGCACAGTGCTTGCACACACATTCTACTTCACTTGACTTTTCTTTCTTAACATTTTTCAGATTCGTACagacaaaattgtttttaaactcTTTGGAAAAGACCCAAATGATTTCCCAGTTGCGCTGCGAACACAGGTATGTTCTGAACTGCTATTTAGGTGGATTTTCTGTCAAGACAGTTTTCCACTAAACATTCTGATACTATAAATTGTGGTGCATCTCCAGATCCTTGATTGGCTATCTCACAGTCCCACGGACATCGAGAGCTATATAAGGCCCGGATGTATTGTATTGACAATATATCTTTGCCTCGAAAAATCAAAATGGGAAGAGGTATGCCTTATGCTGACTCAGAAATTTTAATTAACCTACACTTACTGAAGAAAGGAATTATTGATTTACTTTATCTTCATTGCTACATACAGATTTGTCTTGATCTAGGAGCAAGTTTAAGTAGGCTTCTTAATACATCTAGTGACTCTTTTTGGCAAACTGGATGGGTGTATGTTAGGGTGCAAAATTGTGTATCCTTTATTTATAATGGTTGGTTGCCCTCTCTCTTGTGATCACAAGTGCTCATGTTTACGCTCGAGGAAAGAAGAGCAGGATTTTGACTGGCTATTTGTGCTGCAGGTAGAGTTGTTTTAGACACACCATTACCTTTAAAGAGCCATAAGAACTGCAGGATCTCAAGCATCACACCTATTGCTGTCTCTTTGTCTGAGAGAACTCAATTTGTAGTCAGAGGCTTTGACATTGCTCAGCCTACGACAAGGTGAATTTATCTTCGCTGTTGGTTAACATTTTATCTGAgaattgagaaataaatttgaCCTTAACCATCTTTGGAAAGTGGGAAGGACAAGTCTCAGGAGTTTTTGtagaaaattttgaaactaATAGTGCTTAGTGTGAATTGAATCATATTACCTTTCTATTCCAGGCTACTTTGTGCTGTTGAAGGAAAATATCTAGTCCAGGAAACTTGTTATGACTTGATGGATGGTGCTGATACAATGAATGAGCTTGACAAACCCCAGTACTTGAACTTTCAGTGCTCTGTGCCAAATTTTGTTGGAAGAGGCTTTATTGAGGTGCTATCATCTGCTCCTTCTCTCTCATGATGTTGTTGTCTTCTTTACTTTTGCAACTTGGATGGTTCTGTATTAAAGTTCATACGTCTTATCCTTGGAACATTTACATGTTCATATTGTCGTACAGCAGCTTCTTTGCTTTAGTTCTTGAAGTCTCAACTTGTGGTATATTTTGGCCCCAATTTGTACGATTTCATGGTATGCAATAGGTTGAAAGCTTGATACCTTCTTTGTCAAAATTTTATAGCTTTTTGATGGCCAAACATGCATGAATTATGAAGTCTAGGATATGAGAGGGCTGTTTCCCTTGGTATTAACGACTTAGAACCTTTTCTGTCATTGACCTTGAGGCCCTCGGCCACTTCTCTAAGAAGGAAAGGGGATTCCTTATTTATAACTAGCataatctctttctctctatgtgtgtgtttgtgtgtgaaatattattattatacaacaAAAGTTGTCCAGCATACTCTTGTGCTGTCCTAAAATAAGGCATCGGAGCTATAATTATCTCTGGAAATGACTATCCTCTTAGGGATCATTTGAATAAGGTTCGAACATAATGGGAAAACTAGAGATAAGGTCTGCTGTGATTTTCTACCTTGCTGAAATTACATTTTGTACAGCTATTTTGAGAATTTTGGGTCTTTGTATCTGTCAGGTTGAAGACCATGGTCTCAGCAGCAGCTTTTTCCCATTCATTGTTGCTGAACCAGAAGTATGTTCAGAAATCCGTATGCTGGAGGATGCAATTCAGGTGGCTGAGACTGCTACTGACATGCATACAATAGCTGAAAGAATGGACATCAAGAATCAAGCGCTGGACTTCATACATGAAATGGGCTGGCTTCTACATAGAAGTCGCTTGAAATTTAGACTGGGCCAGTTGGATCCCAACTTGGATCTCTTCCCTTTCAAACGATTCAAATGGCTTATACAATTCTCCATGGACCATGATTGGTGTGCTGTGGTGAGAAAACTCTTGGCCATTGTGCTTGATGGAACAGTAGATGCTGGGGAGTATTCCTCAATTGAGCTTGCCCTGTTAGATATGGGTCTTCTCCACAGAGCTGTGCGAAGAAACTGCAGGCCCATGGTGGATTTACTATTAAGATACATCCCAGACAAAAAATTCGGTGGAACAGGGACTCAGCAGAATCAACTGGTTGATGGGCGCAACAGCAGATTCATGTTTAAACCTGATGTTGTTGGACCAGCTGGATTGACTCCTCTTCATGTGGCAGCTTGTAGGGATGGTGCTGAGAATGTGTTGGATGCCTTGACTGATGACCCTGGATTGGTATCTATTTCTCTCTGATATcttctttcaaatattttaatggaTAGCACATTCAAATCGGTTATGCTAGAACAATTGAATGAAGATCACTCGTGATCTGTTTGGCAAGCATTTAAAACCATCTTTGACCATGCCCATTACTTAGATGATTGGGCCACGAGCTGCACAGATATTCTATTTCTGATCAGTGGCTTGGTAATCTCTGCTTGTCCCTCTCATAATATCTCTGTATATGGTAACAATTATTGCATCAcatcccctcccctccccttcCTTGGAGTTCATTTTGCTGATATCTGTGTACCTTGTGCAGGTGGGAATAGATGCATGGAAGAGGGCTCGTGACAGCACAGGTCTAACACCTTATGATTATGCATGCCTGCGAGGTCATTACTCTTACATTCATCTAATCCAGAGGAAAATCAATAAGAAATCAGGAAGTGGGAACGTGGTGCTTGACATCCCTAGTTCCCTTGTGGATTGCAATTCCAAGCAAAAAGATGGGAATGAATTACCAAAAGTGACCAGCTTGCACACTGAGAAGATCAAAATGAAAGCAACGCATCAGCACTGCAAGTTATGTGAGCAGAAGCTGGTTTGTGGTGCAGCAAGAACATCTCTGGTATACCGGCCAGCAATGCTCTCAATGGTGGCCATTGCAGCCGTCTGTGTATGTGTAGCTCTGCTCTTCAAGAGTTCTCCTGAAGTTCTTGACGTGTTCCAGCCTTTCAGATGGGAATTGCTGAGGTATGGATCAAGCTAAGCTAGATGTACTTGTTAGTATTGCTGGTACAAGgtctaatattctttttttcccttcccgtttctccaaaaaaacaaaaaaaataaaaaatcacctgACAACGTGTATGAATTTAGtggaaaatatgatttatatgtaataataatagctagtttaatttataaaactataataGGGAAATTTGTACTTCCACGTAGACATGCATATGAAGCAGACTCCACTGTTTTTTTTCCCGGTGGGTTGGGTCGGGGGGCAGAGGGTGaaagaataatttatatttttctggaGTCTCGACTCTTGAGGCTCTTGTGCTTTGAACAGGCTTAAACTTCTAGCAGTGAATTATGAGCTTCATAGCTTGCAATTATTTCTTCAGATTATGGGATTATACATTGTAAGAATTCCAAAGAAGGTTTCAATGAATCCATGAATGAAGTGGTTTAGCAAATCCTAACTATGTCAACCTGTGTGCAAGTTCAAAGGGCAGCTCATGAGAATACATTTGTTTATCGTCTTTTCAAGTTTCATGATCGATGATTTGCTTTTGACTGAATTGAGAAGTTTAGCATAGTTTGTgtgtgtagaaaaaaaaaatagttggagTATTCCAGCATAATTTTTCCCCCTCCATTTCGTCTAATATCGTATTTGAGTCAGATTTCTAAACTTAAATTCAAGAGTCACTGTTTGTGGCTATGATGAAttaagagaaagaaattaaacaaataaaattacattggTCAAGTAGTTCGCTgaacttataaataaataactagttCACTAAAGTTATAATATAAGTAATGAAAGgagaataatctcataaaaaaataaaaaaaataaatttaaaaaaaaaactaacaaaaaaaaagagtattgtAGAGCagttaattattgaattaaagaagaagaagatgatatgcGGTATTCCATTGGTattcttctgttttcttttgttttttcgcTTTTGTAAGGTTCAAGAGTATTTGTTTGAGCAAATGCAGTCAAGAATAggttttcaaataactttttgtattgaaatacatgttaatgatatttttttattttttaaaaattatttttgacattagcatatcaaaacaatccaaaaacagcCCTTTATTTCAATTCCTAAATAGGGACGAATTAAACCCTGAGAAAAAGACGGTATGAAATTCTCTTCTAATTGGAGCTATCGTTACAGTAtaccaacataattttttccCCCTCCATATCGTCTATTATCGTATTTGAGTCAGATTTCTAAACTTAAATTCAAGAGTCACTGTTTGTGGCTATGATGaattaagagaaaaagaaattaaacaaataaaattacaatggTCAAGTAGTTCACTaaacttataaataaataactagttcactaaatttataatataattcaggagaataatcttataaaaaaaaatatttttttgcaatataaataggaataacattttttattttttagttttacatTTAGTAGACCATCTTATTCT from Populus alba chromosome 8, ASM523922v2, whole genome shotgun sequence encodes the following:
- the LOC118062380 gene encoding squamosa promoter-binding-like protein 1, whose protein sequence is MEATIGGKSRHFYGGPVVSDLKAVGKKSLEWDLNDWKWDGDLFKASPLNSAPSDCRSRQLFPTGSVLHENAGLWNSSSSCSDDNDNLGDEKGKRELEKRRRVVFVEDENLNYEVGSLNLKLGEQVYPIMDEDAKSGKKTKVTMTASNRAVCQVEDCRADLSNAKDYHRRHKVCNAHSKASMALVGNVMQRFCQQCSRFHVLQEFDEGKRSCRRRLAGHNKRRRKTHPENLVNEGSLNDEKGSSYLLISLLRILSNLHSNGSDQTKDQDLLSHILRSLANLAGATNGSSLSGSLQGSQGLANARAIIGNLDKAHDALTNGPESARPSSSAAKQDDCIISQDLLRPLGQCGTVPISDLVQKRILDNDAQVGTLQAPSGSQSKTLFPSRNNLQAETNEPEATVGRIKLNNFDLNNAYDDSQHYVENLERSHAPVDTGMGSFSCPLWVWSDSQKTSPPHTSGKSDSTFSQSPSSSSGEAQIRTDKIVFKLFGKDPNDFPVALRTQILDWLSHSPTDIESYIRPGCIVLTIYLCLEKSKWEEICLDLGASLSRLLNTSSDSFWQTGWVYVRVQNCVSFIYNGRVVLDTPLPLKSHKNCRISSITPIAVSLSERTQFVVRGFDIAQPTTRLLCAVEGKYLVQETCYDLMDGADTMNELDKPQYLNFQCSVPNFVGRGFIEVEDHGLSSSFFPFIVAEPEVCSEIRMLEDAIQVAETATDMHTIAERMDIKNQALDFIHEMGWLLHRSRLKFRLGQLDPNLDLFPFKRFKWLIQFSMDHDWCAVVRKLLAIVLDGTVDAGEYSSIELALLDMGLLHRAVRRNCRPMVDLLLRYIPDKKFGGTGTQQNQLVDGRNSRFMFKPDVVGPAGLTPLHVAACRDGAENVLDALTDDPGLVGIDAWKRARDSTGLTPYDYACLRGHYSYIHLIQRKINKKSGSGNVVLDIPSSLVDCNSKQKDGNELPKVTSLHTEKIKMKATHQHCKLCEQKLVCGAARTSLVYRPAMLSMVAIAAVCVCVALLFKSSPEVLDVFQPFRWELLRYGSS